A window of the Tiliqua scincoides isolate rTilSci1 chromosome 5, rTilSci1.hap2, whole genome shotgun sequence genome harbors these coding sequences:
- the LOC136651152 gene encoding olfactory receptor 2D3-like: MPDIGNGSAVKEFVLLGFASVPHSKILLFTLFLAIYVVTLTGNSIIISVTTIDSRLATPMYYFLRHLAVVDVCYISSTVPQLLVHFLSRTQTISLLACATQNYAFFAFGVTECFLLAVMAYDRYVAICNPLNYMLVIGHQVCTKMAAASWICGFLHSVVLTVYTFHVPFCGSNLIDHFFCEAPQVLKLSCADTYVNELVIFAVAVLVLIIPLSLVFVSYSRIVATILRMSSAAGRWKTFSTCGSHLTVVSLFYGAAIFMYMRPRSTHSAQQDKMISLFYSVITPMLNPMIYSLRNKEVKGAVMRILGKKVDT, from the coding sequence ATGCCAGACATTGGAAATGGGTCCGCTGTGAAGGAATTTGTCCTACTGGGCTTCGCAAGTGTTCCCCATAGCAAGATTCTCCTCTTCACACTCTTTCTGGCTATCTATGTGGTCACCCTCACAGGGAACAGTATCATCATTAGCGTTACCACCATTGATTCCCGGCTAGCCACACCCATGTACTACTTCCTCCGCCATCTTGCCGTTGTTGATGTTTGCTATATTTCCAGCACGGTGCCACAGCTGCTGGTCCATTTCCTGAGCCGTACTCAGACAATCTCACTGCTGGCCTGCGCCACTCAGAACTACGCCTTCTTTGCCTTTGGCGTCACTGAATGCTTTCTACTGGCGGTCATGGCCTACGACCGCTATGTTGCCATCTGCAACCCCCTCAACTATATGCTGGTCATAGGACATCAGGTGTGTACTAAGATGGCTGCTGCCTCATGGATCTGTGGCTTCCTGCACTCCGTAGTGCTCACCGTGTATACCTTCCACGTGCCCTTCTGTGGGTCCAACCTCATCGATCACTTCTTCTGCGAGGCTCCTCAGGTGCTCAAGTTGTCCTGTGCCGACACTTACGTCAATGAACTGGTTATCTTTGCCGTTGCTGTTCTGGTCCTCATTATCCCCCTCTCCCTGGTCTTTGTCTCCTACTCTCGCATTGTGGCCACCATTTTGCGCATGAGTTCAGCAGCTGGACGCTGGAAGACATTCTCTACCTGTGGTTCACACCTCACGGTTGTCTCCCTTTTCTatggggcagccattttcatgTACATGAGACCTCGTTCCACCCACTCAGCCCAGCAGGATAAGATGATTTCCCTCTTCTACTCTGTGATTACTCCTATGCTGAACC